ATTCATGTGTTTTTTGGTGTGTGGTATCCAAACGAGAGTTTGAGTATTGCCTTGTTTTTAGATTCCGGTAGGAAATCAGGTTGCATGACATCCTTTTCTTTTTTACTTCCTACGTTCCAAACGGGAACTTACTAGGGGAACAAACAGATGCCAGATTAACACAGAACAATTTGTCGAATTTCCACCCAAACAGATCTGCTAATCCATGAACGATGCTCAACATTGCATGGTTGGATTGTGGGCAATGCAAGCCAAGCCCACACGGCGATCGATCTGGAGCAAGAACCGATGCTGGCCATCAATGGACAGAGGAAACGTGCTTCAAAGTGGTCCGCAACGCTAACGAGAAAATGTTAAAAGCAGATCGAAGATGCGTTTCTTTGTTTGTGTCCTGTTGTCATTCACCAACATTCCGTGCAGCGAAAACTTTTGTACGCAAGAGGTCATCAGTTCATAGCCCGAAGACCTGCCTTAAATTAGCTCGTGGTTTTGATGTGATTTCGGCTCTAATCCGATGACCTCGGCGCTAATCTGGTGACCTGATTAACATGCTGAGTGACCGGTCAATGAATCTGTTTCATCATCTCGAAAAAGAAGAATGAATTTGATACGTCGCTCCAGCTCAGACAGGCAAATGGTGAAGAAAATACGCAACGTTGCACACTGCAGAAGAAATGCTCAGATATATAGCTATGTCATCATGGCTTGGCACCTATGCGCCTTTGTTTCAGATTCAAATAAGATTTGACATGAACTTCCAGTCAGGCAAAAGTTCTGTTATGCTGAGTGTTTGAGCGCCTTTGTTTCAGATTCAAATAAGATTTGACATGAACTTCGCGTCAGGCAGAAGTTCTGTTATGCTGAGTATTTGAGTTACAGACAGTACATAATAGTAGTACTAAAAGTTAGTACAAAGATCTGAACCTATTGTGTGATCACACCCTGTCCTAGATAGAGTACCAAAAATAAACTAATGCAACAATCAACTAGTAGCATTTCTTTGCAGCGGGAAAAAAATTCATCACTAATTCATCGTGTCCATTCGCTTGAGCAATTCACTGATAACCCGCTTAAAATTATGTACAGGTGTCCCGCTTTCATCCTTCGCCAGGAACAATCAGAGGATGTACCTGAGTACCTCTGGCACGGTCAAAGACATCGCTTAGGCCAGCACCCCAGCAACCTCCGTTTGCGGCTGGTGGCAACAGAGCACTCATCAATAATGTGAGGATTCTTGGACACTTAACCAATTCCAATTCCAAACGAAGACAACCAACAATATATAAGCCTGGAGTGATGAACACAATAAAACAGCTAGAATTAACTTTTAAGACTTGAGAAGTAAATCATGAGTTACAAGGTTATTATGATTATTACTACTTTGACTATTTTCTACTGAGCAGAACATAGAACTATAGAGATCTACCATGTCTCCAAAATGGCATCAAATGTGTTTACACAGGACATTTCGACCCATCTCATCCCTGTAATTTCTCCAGGAACATATACCAAAAACTACTTACTGCCCCTCTGCTTCTAGCTTAGCAGATAGCATGAAAGTGCTTAAAAATTTTGTGGCTGTTTATGCTCGGAAAATTAGACGAGTTGAATGTTCTTCATCACTAATTTGGAATACTGGTATCAGTAAATATATCATTTCTCTTTCCTTTGAAAACTACCAGGGCTAGAATAGATATTGCTCGACATGTAAAAACATGCAAACTCAAACTCACTTGCTTATAGGATGCTGTCCCAAACGCATGTGGAAGACATTTTGGATTAGCTTCCACCAAATCTGAAACAGATATGGCCATTTTTTTCAATTTGTCAATAAACTCATTAGACTGATGGAATGCTACAACAGGTCAGCAACAAGAAGCAGTTATACTCACTAGAGCATGACGGTCCGCCTATATAGCACCTCATCGTCACTTTCCTCATTATCATCATCCGACACTAACTGGTTGCCAGGCATCTGAAGCTTCCCACCCATTGTAAACGAAGGACCTGGTGCATCCCCTTCAATAAAATCCCCTCGCATCCTTTCCTCAAACCTCTGATCACTGCAGTTCAGAAACCAATCCAAGCTACATCTGATCCCCTTGCTTGCCACTCTCATGTACCTAGGCTTGATCCTTGACTCCAAGCTGTATGTAAAATACTCTGGGTACTCCAGAAGCTCACTTATTGGCCGCTTCAGCTCACTCTTGAAGAAGTAAAAGCTGTTCTTCATGAGCTCGTTCCGCAGCAAAAGAATCTGCGGGCACCGGATCAACATGCGCCCAATATCATCATCGGTGATCCCCCGGCCGCGGAGGAACTCCACGGGCTTCAGTATCACATTCTGATGCAAGCTCACAAGCTGTGGCAACTTCTCGATGGCACGGGCAAACCCGTCAGGGTCGATTTTGAGCTTCAGGTTGAAGAAGTACTGCTGTGCTGCTAGCTTCACTTTCAGGGGCAACCCAAGAATGGATGGGTACTGCGCAATCATGAGTGGCAGCACCTCCTTCCGAATGCCGAAGCTGAGCAATGCCTCGACATTTGGTTTGACTGTCTCCTCAAGATCATAGCCAAGAATGTACGGCCGCTTCTCAATAATCCTCGCGAGAATCCGCATCGGCAGCCCCAGAGATGTGATGTAATCGCAGAACGGCTTGATCGTGGTGCCAACACGCATGCTAAGGAAGAAGGGATAGTGTGTCACCATGGGGCCAATGTCACGCGGCGCGACGCCGACGATGCCTACGAGGTAGGCGACGGAGGTGCTGATGGTGCCGTCGGGCTTGAGGCCGAGGACGTCGGGGTAGCGCTCGAGGACGCGTGGGATGTCCTGGCGGTCGACGTCGAGGCCGCGGAGCGCCTTGACGATGGGGGCGAGGTCGACGGCGACGGAGGCGTGGAGGCAGGCCGGGTAGGCGCGGACGAAGGCGGCGAGGCGCGCGCGCGTGACGCCGAGCTTCTCGAGGTAGGAGAGGACGGGGATGACGTTCTTGCGGAGGGAGCAGGCGAGGAGGAACGGGTAGGCGGAGAGGTCGTCGGTGGAGAGGCCGAGGCGGAGGAGGAAGTCGAGGCGCTCCTGGAGCACGTCGAGGGAGGAGGGGagctccacggcctccagctcGCCCGCGGGGTCGGTGACGCCGGCGGAGCGGAGGAAGTCGAGGGCGAGGACGCGGGACACGAGCCGCTCCCTGCGGCCCTGGATCACGCCCCACGTCACCGACGGCATCTGGTACTCCGGCGGCGTGGACGACGACGGCTTGGAGGCGagcggcgcgaggaggaggaggcgggcggGGAGGGAGCCGTCCCCCGCGGTCACGGGGCCGAGGCGGCGGAGGGCCGCGCGGGCGAGCGGGAGcatggctgcggcggcggcggcccgggggcggcggcgagggcgagAAGGGCGGCGGCTTAGCGGTGGAGAGAGTGGCTGTGGGGTTTGTGGTGCTTTCCTGGGCCGCACCCGAATGGATGTGTTTCTTCTTCTGTTGTGGGCTTGTCGTTCCATTCCGCTGAGCTGATGCAGCCCACATCAGCAGCAATGTTCCTCCAGAGGATTGTAATGGGCCTCGACTTGTGTGGACTATCTGTGTCAGAATGCACGGTTGCtcaaaaaaacaaatctgtgtcaGAATGCACAAGAAATCAGAGACCTCTGGAGCAATTAACCAACGGTTATCTCTTGGGGGCTACCACAAAGTGGTGTGTCAAGCCGTCGTCACGTGTCACATGCTGGGCATTCCCTCTGAATTTCGGATTTTTTATTTTACTATACGCGTTTTTGGGTTTTAATCGTATTTTGTATTTTGGCTTTGTGGGTTTTAGAAGGTTTTGGATAAAGCATAGTTATgcttttcgaaaaaaaaaacaCGCAGTCCGCGCTTTCATGAAAAAGCATAGTTGTGTTTCTCGTGGAAATACATATTTGGTTCCgctagaagcaatttttattatTCTGGTGTTTGTTATACTATCATCACTGAAGATGAATAGACTGAAAGTTTTCCAAAAAAAACACAACATGTGCTTCTACGAGAAGCAAATTTACGATTCCACGGGTGCTTCTAAAAAAAGAAAAGCACAACCTGTGCTTTCTATGAGAAGCATGGTTGTTCTTCCGTGAGCATAACCTGTGTTTTTCCCCAAAAAACATAAATTGTGCTTAAAAAGGTGAAAACCACAACCGTGCTTTCGGGCTCTGCCATTTTTGGTATTCGTTATTTGCTtgctattttttgttttttgtatttgttttttcattttcctttttcaggaaaaaaagttcatcgaaactTATTAACTTGGGATCTAATTTCAAAGATCTTATCATGAGAAATCTACAGGTGAAATCGGTTCGATATTTGGTCGCACTTTTCAAGAGAGAAAACATTTTGAATCAACAAATCTACGAAAAAAATGAATGCTCCCAAGTTACGACCCTAGTTGTGAGTACCTGAGAATATGGAAAGTGACTTTTGCAAAGGGTAACCCTTAAATTGTGCTTTTGAGAGACCTCCTATACGGCGCCTTAAGCGTCAGTTCACCCTTCTGGCGCTCACGTGGATggtcagctgggccggcccattaagcGTAACGCCGGCTCGATCTCGTGCAGGTTTTCGCTCGCTCAATTTATTTCTTGGCTTGGTGGTTCATTCACATGTTTATCCTTAACACTAACCATTTAACTTGTTGACCATtgaattttcaaaaatttgaacaaatttaagaatttgaaaaaagttcaagaTTTTTTTAAAGAAATCATGAATTTAGAAAAGTTCAAAATATATAAATAAGTTCATGAATTTGTTAAAAAATCATGAACACAAAAATGATCATAAATTTGAAGAAAGGTCATGAAGATACGTAAAAGAAGTTAATGGATTTGCAAGAAAATGTTCACAAGTTTGAAAAAAAGGTTCATGATAATAGAAAAGTTCATAAATCTAAAAAATGAAAGAAAATTCTAAAAACGAAAAAAAAAGAATAATCGAGAGTAACCCAGGCTGAAATAAAACCAGACAAccatggaaaaataaaataaaaaccacACGAAGGATTGTTCCCCCCGGAACCGGAGAAGACCCCCGCTATATGGACCGGACGTTTTAAAATAtagcctccctcccccccccccccctttgccTCGCCTACTATAATCGAACTAAACGGCGCTGAATGCGCCAAATAGGGTTTGGGAAGAAATCATGCATCATTGCTTGGTTTGGCCTATCTCCCGTTTGGACACTGCTGGTGAGAGTGTGAGTACTTCCCTCAAGAAAAAAAAGTGAGGGTGTGAGTACGGGTGTGAATGTGATGGAACGGTTtgttgatcggtttgtgtggcgTCGGCGTGTGGTGCTTTCTTGGGCCGTGCTGGAAATGGGGGCGTAGTTCTTCGGTACCGGGCTCCCGCCCGGCCGTGTATGGGCTTGCGTTGCATTCAGATGGTTTGATCCAGCCCGCAGCGTTCCGGAGCCTCTTATAGTGGGCCTGGCCTTGCGTGGACTATATGGACCATAATTCAGAACAAACTCGTTTGGGCCCGTCGACATACGTGTGCGATCGGATGATTTTTCGTTCATCTTTATTAAAAAAAACGTTCGCTCGCTCGTCACTTTCGTCTATCTCTGTCACGATCCAGCAGAATCACAAGGCACATTTGATTCCTCTCCCTTTTCTGGGAACGGCTCTTTTGCCTTTCGGCCTCTCCTTTCTGGCCGAGATAAGTCGCCATCGACCAATCATGCATTTGCCATCTGGTACGTGTCTGTCACGAGCTCGACCCATCTGCGTGTACTCTCCGAGCCGAACCTCCGATGGAGAGAGCCAgcaagcgagcgagcgagagccacCGGCAACCTGCGCACTGCCGCCGCGGCGCACGCCCTCGTTTCCTTCGATCAATCCACCCGGTTGCGTGTGGCGTGCATGCTCTGATCTATGGCGAAGTGGCCCATGCAAACAAGCAACATTTTTGGTATGTATACTACCTGAGCTAAGCTTAGCCGTCCGTTTCCTCCCGACTTTGTGCGCCCACGCACGGCTCTTCGGCAGCGGCGACGATAGATAAGCCATTGTCAATATCCATCCTGCCAAATTTCTTTATAGGTGGTACGTaccatttttttattttttattttttgcgaaAAGGTGGTGGCTTGCCAAGTCGGCACGTTATGATACGGATCATGCGCCACGTAGCCTGGTGCCCCACATTGTTAATCTTCTTCCCTTTAGCTGTGCGTATATACTACAGTAGTATCACTTCTTGTTTTAAGAATAATATACCATCACTTCATGGGTAATAGTACGtgataagagcatctccagccgcgccttCAACAAGGCCTCCCAGGCGATTTTTGGCCGTCGGCGCCAAAAAATCGGCCCAGCCGCGCCCCCAGGGGCCCTtttttcgccggctcgggccgaaattggcgccggcggacccaacccgaacccggcgcgctggggggcgcTCGTGGGCGCCGGGCGAATCGTTTTTGGCGCGAAAGCGCCGCGGGCCAGCCGCATCAGCGACACCGCCCGCCTCGTCTTCTCCCGacgcctcggtttcccgcggggaatcaatggcaaggctgccgccggtcagctttgccattgattcctcacggcCGGCGCGttcacggggcggcgcgccgacgCCTCTCCCCTCCCTCGGACGCGTACACACGGACGGGCAATGGGCGCCAAGGAGGTTCG
The sequence above is a segment of the Aegilops tauschii subsp. strangulata cultivar AL8/78 chromosome 6, Aet v6.0, whole genome shotgun sequence genome. Coding sequences within it:
- the LOC109771573 gene encoding transcription termination factor MTERF4, chloroplastic, producing MERQAHNRRRNTSIRVRPRKAPQTPQPLSPPLSRRPSRPRRRPRAAAAAAMLPLARAALRRLGPVTAGDGSLPARLLLLAPLASKPSSSTPPEYQMPSVTWGVIQGRRERLVSRVLALDFLRSAGVTDPAGELEAVELPSSLDVLQERLDFLLRLGLSTDDLSAYPFLLACSLRKNVIPVLSYLEKLGVTRARLAAFVRAYPACLHASVAVDLAPIVKALRGLDVDRQDIPRVLERYPDVLGLKPDGTISTSVAYLVGIVGVAPRDIGPMVTHYPFFLSMRVGTTIKPFCDYITSLGLPMRILARIIEKRPYILGYDLEETVKPNVEALLSFGIRKEVLPLMIAQYPSILGLPLKVKLAAQQYFFNLKLKIDPDGFARAIEKLPQLVSLHQNVILKPVEFLRGRGITDDDIGRMLIRCPQILLLRNELMKNSFYFFKSELKRPISELLEYPEYFTYSLESRIKPRYMRVASKGIRCSLDWFLNCSDQRFEERMRGDFIEGDAPGPSFTMGGKLQMPGNQLVSDDDNEESDDEVLYRRTVML